ctcagctcgatgagctgaataaatgtctgtctgtccgtgtgtgtgcgtgtgtgtgtatgtgtgtgcgtgtgcacaaaatgccataaaaaacattagccaaattttcacatagaaactcttaaccgattttcttgcaacaagttgcatccgacagagactaaaacgctgttgatcactattgaatttcataataattgcaaattgcaaaaaatagataatattaaaatagtgttgagacatagtcacatagaacaataatgtgttatgaaaaatgccttgcatctatgaatattttatccgtggcttcccattaagagtttcatcgtactataaagatgctcgtgttgcacgcatttaggcgtaagtatgctcttcgttcagtttcatagtactatgaaattgtccgaaagtcaaaattcgaacataggaaattcgagaaacttttggcagcgccatctgtcgtctactagtgtaaattttctatcacaacattagacggtgtaactgttttgcctttcttgtacatcatcgaggtgtaagcgtaaaggctacttttattacctttttgtgcgagaaaggcgccctcaccgctaggtggattaatctgggttttaaataatattttctgttttgttttacttctgtatcagttcaatcaaagttaattgcctatttccggggattaaaccacccgacttggacgttaatttacaatgttatgaaactcatatgtggatatgtacgttatgtggaagatattgatttggaaaatgtattggaggtaaccactttcccttcgatgggaatcgaacccatgaccctacttCTGTATTCCATTCTTCTCCATAtagtttgaagtattttcaaacAAACGAAGGACAAATACGGGATTAAAAATTAGACAGAAATAAAGCCTAATTATTAGAAGTACCCGGGTTACATGGTGATTTGTGTTTCCATCGAAATGAGCTCAGAGTTTAAAGCGTATAAAGTTTACATTCTGCATCATATCTTCTGTTATGTGTATGTGTTTTATATCTCAGAAGAGGAATCCTCGAATTCTGCGATTTGACATTTCGATTGCTATAATTTGTTATGAAACAAAACAAAGAGTCAacccatgaaaatttgaaaagttatttcGCAAGTAAAAGAAAAATGTTCTAAATTAAGTAGTTTCATAAACTGTTGATTAATAAGTAAATAAGTGTGTTAGATAAAACAAAAAACACAAAATGTCCACATCGTTATTAAAAATAGCACACCGCTGCaattcaaacagtttgctcCGAACTCGCAGTTTCCTACCGGCGCCGGTTCGATTCATAGGCCGTGATCAAAGTGCAGAAGCAGCTCGAAGGCGCAAGATACGATCAACCATCTACTATGCGGCTGCGGCCGGTGTCCTCACCGTGGGAATGAGCTATGCTGCCGTTCCGCTGTATCGGATGTTCTGCCAGGCTTACAGCTACGGTGGGACCACCAGTCAAGGGCACGACGGAGAGAAGGTGGAAACCATGCAGCGAGTCAAGGATCGAGTAATCAAGATTCGGTTCAACGCCGACTTGGGAGCGGCCATGCGGTGGAATTTTAAGCCTCAACAACCGGAGATAAATGTAAGAAGTTTAGTGTAAGGCGTGATCATGATTCGATTAACAAGTTTCTTATTTTAGGTCGTACCCGGTGAAACTGCCTTGGCTTTTTATACGGCAAGGAATCCTTCGGACCAACCGGTGACAGGAATCAGCACGTACAATGTGGTGCCGTTCGAAGCCGGGCAATATTTCAACAAAATTCAGTGTTTTTGCTTTGAGGAACAGCGACTGAATCCGCATGAAGAGGTACGTAACGAGATTGTTTGATCACTTCAATAGCTCTTTAAATCAAAATTATTCATTATAATTTTAGGTGGATATGCCAGTGTTCTTTTATATTGACCCTGAAATTATGGACGACCCCAAGTTGGAATTGATAGACTGCATCACGTTATCCTACACGTTTTTCGAAGCTAAAGATGGACAAAACTTCCAAATGCCGTCTTACGCTACGAAACATGGTGGTTAgtaaattttattgttgaacgcaTATAGTTAATGTTATTttctttttccgaaaaatatgacCAATTTAGAGGAAATATTGGATTTCTCCATATCGTAGATTAAAGAAGATTTTATTTATTGCATTTCTATTTGCATTgaatttctgtatgtatgtattagGATGGCTAAAATTGTTTTACAAACAACTTAtctcatttgtcataagacgagtttgtactattccattttgttccactactttattgtacctttgacatatacgtatttcgacctcaacagtattaaggccgtcttcagtgtctcgtacttgacttatATGGAAAAAATGTATAGAGAAACATTGAAACCATTTACAATGGAGAATTATAGACTAATTCAGTATTTGCAGAATTAAATATagctagatcaacatttgaaagggCGTTAATAAAATGGAGAATTCAACTCACAATACAATATTACAAGGCAATATAAGTCACGAACGGATGGGCCGATTTGTACGGTTTTCTCATTATTCGAATCGTCTTGGGCTCTGCTGTGTTCATATACCTATACTAAGATTCGATAAACAGATTGATCATATTACAATTTTGTGATTGCCGGAACGCCGAATTGTGTTTAGCTTTAGAGCTTAGTCTTTGATTCCGAAGCTTTTGACAGTGATTCCTTTGAATGTGCTGCAATCAACAGAGAAACAGACGGCAACTATATTgtggattattattattatgtttagAGGATTGACAATTAGCGTATATTACACTCGAAGGGTTGACGATAAGTTTGAATCAACGGTATTGAAATTGGCACATGATACCACCAGGTAGGAAGAGGAAGCatttaggggccgtacactaattacgtaagcacttatggggggaggggaggTCTGCCtatttcttacgctccatataaataaaaaatgatttgtatggggaaaatcttacatgggggggttgaaaaacccagaaaaaatgcttacgtaatgaGTGAGTATTTTAGGGGGGTAGTTTGGGGACCCTAAAACATGAAAAAGTACCCATGGAACATGGGTCGGAAATCACTGCTAAGTTGGTTATTCACAATTCTATATTTCAATTTTGGATTAACTTTGCCAACCTCTATCTCATTAACTATTAATCGTAAAACCTCACTCAGCACACAGAACCAAAGCGTAAAGTCGAAACTAAATCTGGTATGtgaaggttttggaagggaagatatgtttctgtggtggttcgaaaCCCCACCCCCTTCTGGAAacaggggctcccatacaaatgaaacagagaTTGctgcataactcaaaaactaattcagataaaaaataaattttaggtGAAGCAatgttcgtcgggtctgctagttattAATAAAAGTCATCGAACAGCACTATTTTCATCGCGATGTTTGCTTCTAAATGTTGGTTGGCAACCCTACACGTTCGGGCGTTCGTCGCCTGcactcaaggatgttatcgatcatttagtaatctgccttcgatcatttagtagtttgtcaataactcatttcagaggctaaatttcaaaatgtgtagtaTGGTGGGCTtttagtgcaaaggtttatctacaactctgcctaacaatTTGTTGTTTGAATTTTACTAATAcgggagctatagcgctagtagcagtaacttagactaaatgaatgcatattttgttatcatttagtataagtatagcaactagcaccgtagctcctttaatagtggaattcgaacatcgacctgttaaggagagttgtagaaaaaccttcgcactaaaagtccaccatacaacacgttttgaaattagacctctggaatgagttattgacaaactactaaatgatcgaaggcagattactaaatgatcgataacatccttgcctgcACTACGTGGTGTGATAGTTTGTAAACACAATGCCATGCCAATAATGCCGTGCAGAAGTAGGTAGGTCCAGAAAAGAAAGGATCAGCTGATAGAAAAACTGGCTATTTTTCAACCCTGGTTTAGAAAACGCACCATGTGTGTCCTCGACTTTGAataacataagagttgaatttgcTCATTCGCAgaaatcaagatttttcaaatttagaatGAAAACTCCACTAAGAATTCCTGGTACCCGGTTTTTCAGGAATTCGACCGGATTCTATTCGAATTTAAGCATGCAGGCAACGAACGCCCGAACGTGTACTTTAAATCATTTTTATAATCATAAGGTCAAAGAAGCTCAAAAAGCTTGGACTTTAAACTTCCGTTCTGTGCGCTGACTGAGGTTCTACGATTGATAGTTAATGAGATAGAGGTTAACAAAGTGATTCCACAATTAAAACATAGAATTGTGAATAAGTCATTTAGCAGTGATTTTCGACCCCATGTTCAATTGGCACTTTTCATGTTTTAGGGTCCCCAAACTGCCCCTAAAATATGCACACTCAAGAAACAAACACCCTGTATTTAGTAAGCGAGCTATCCGTTGTACCATGTGGACGACTCAAAGGGTATGACGACGGTCCAtggttcattttgaaaaaaatatcaaagtagcttttctGGAGGCATATTTTTTAGGTACAATATTTatgtcatgattttttttaactgattttttttactaattatcTAATGTTtcctaacactatcatccttatttgctatgttacatttttagttattgttaatacatttcaattgcctctgacagttaggatttttcctaaCCATgtaccatgtaggaattacaatgttttcaacttaaactaaacttaacctaatttatactaatttatcattttcaaacttttattttgaatcctctggagtgccttctttctggtattggcaactagtccatattggcacagcatacaacatgactggtctaaaatttgtttgtacacaggattttgtttttacacgattttttttcgctcgtatttttgatcgtgtgacttcaatttaccaccaaactcgtcgcaacatgtttcaaaaaatccaaaataaatcgaagaaaaatcacatgataattaatatgcgttaaacatttaggatgagtggaaaattgagataatgtaaatcgcgtaaaaataaaatccagtgtaaataaaagtttgttcttaagacaaagttttgattttctgtttataagtggattagactggcccagcctagtatggtgagaaaaaaaagaacgttatttcccgttgaagaatgggtatgaaagtcattcatcgtcggtaaattttcagaaatgaaattttgcctgcctgcagcgatgcttgcataggtgggcgtgtttgaaaaattagaattcgacgaactgctcgttaaaatttgttcgttgattatGGTGGcctggtgggtatgaattgttTGTTTGAAATCTGTTTACtcggcgaatctgggatcctattggaatttcccgtcatcaattttgcacgggaagtgaaaacttttttgcgtgaaaggcattcccagaaattggatttatgattgtccccacaattggcacatttGAACTTATTGGAATcatctctcacaggacaggcgtcctttgcgtgagaggttccaccacaaatcatgcatttagcatccatgtgccaatgtttagttccgtgacctcactttttggcacttacggcactgggtggggttttggaaatttcccccaggcctgcggaaatgtccccatgtaacacggacatgacacataatacaggccttttccaaactattcatattatttagttcattttcgttaaggtgaactaaataaaattcttgagaaatacccctctgggaagtatcAGAGCgatatttctttttcatcttttacttggactggtgaaaaccgaagtaattcaaaaatttcaattttaatctcatccagtgtcTTGTccagacctttcaagacgactttgaacaatcgcttagttttgtcgtcgtatgtaaagaatttatttcgcttttcagttaaatactgaagaagacgtttgcgaacgtcaaaggatcccggcaaaacgcggcagtcaccctttctggcaatctgaaatgaaaccttgatctcctgaaggttactcaaaatctcattcctaaagccagaaaactcggcaacagataccacaattggcggaatccttagCTTTTTTTACGttaatcgaatcacctgggctagaggtagattcgttttgctcaatttcatcatgaatcaaatcgaactgattgctcagttcgataggagaagaatgaTTTCCGATATTGAGTTAGAAGGAATagctgaagtctccagcttccttctattttttccgtgttttggcaggacggtcttgaaaccttttttcttagaaggaagtggagaattcagagactcgcccttcctcttgtttttattaatgctcacaTTGCTGAgtgtggagacgtgaccttctaacaggttttttttcagaacggtgtccctgcaggattaccaccgcttgtcggaattttacttccgcaaacgggtccaacgtaaaacgaaggcacgggtccttgcaaagatcgtagtattaaaaacatccttcagcaaagagagaaaatagtacgaaagcacgatgcggtctgagcaCAGCCAGTTTATAAAGTTATGTGGGATCGAAGGttaaggaggagtgttggaataCTGAATAACCTGCGATCTAAGTAGTAACTAAGGAGGGCTCCATAGGTAGATAGGTTCCAGTATTATTTCTCCACCAAAGAAACAGGATTCCTCGCTTCCTATCGGGAACCACAGGAGATATAGAAAAACTTCAACGCGCTCAAAATGCTATTCTTGAATACCAGGCGTAGATGGAAGTTTAGAACTAATCCATCCtaattcttcttattggcattacatccccacactgggacagagccgcctcgcagcctagtgttcattaagcacttccacaattattaactgcgaggtttctaagccaggttaccatttttgcattcgtattatcacgagactagcacgatgatacttctatgcccagggaagtcgagacaatttccaatccgaaaatttcctagaccgcaccgggaatcgaacccagccaccctcgtcttaccgcacggctaaggagggccccatcctAATATCAGGCAGTTTTCTATACTAGCAGGCAAAGTCCTCGGCATATGCCTCAAAATGAAATAACATAAGCATTGACATTCTATGGTATGAAAGTAcagttcttcttctttattggcattacatcttcGTGTTTCGTAGCTTAGTGATctatcagcacttccacagcttctaagccaagttaccatttttgcattcgtatatcatgagactagccGATGATAATTGTATGCAGGTAAGTCGAGACAactcgaaaatttcctagaccgcatcgggaatcgaacccatgcgCTCTCAAcat
The nucleotide sequence above comes from Armigeres subalbatus isolate Guangzhou_Male chromosome 3, GZ_Asu_2, whole genome shotgun sequence. Encoded proteins:
- the LOC134220178 gene encoding cytochrome c oxidase assembly protein COX11, mitochondrial — translated: MSTSLLKIAHRCNSNSLLRTRSFLPAPVRFIGRDQSAEAARRRKIRSTIYYAAAAGVLTVGMSYAAVPLYRMFCQAYSYGGTTSQGHDGEKVETMQRVKDRVIKIRFNADLGAAMRWNFKPQQPEINVVPGETALAFYTARNPSDQPVTGISTYNVVPFEAGQYFNKIQCFCFEEQRLNPHEEVDMPVFFYIDPEIMDDPKLELIDCITLSYTFFEAKDGQNFQMPSYATKHGG